A genomic region of Erythrobacter sp. SCSIO 43205 contains the following coding sequences:
- a CDS encoding TonB-dependent receptor, whose amino-acid sequence MVSGAFVAGLASPAMAQNSVAEQASEDEGNNTIIVTARRREERLIDVPISISAVTGEQLEQQGVLELTQVAQQVPNITLEVSRGTNTTLTAFIRGVGQQDPVAGFEAGVGVYVDDVYLNRPQAAVLDVYDVERIEVLRGPQGTLYGRNTIGGAIKYVTARLPDETSVSVRGTVGNYDQADLIVTASTPITDELRIGASGARLSRGGFGDNLTLGTENYNKDVWAGRGTIEYDSGPVFVRLSGDYVKDDSEARQGSRLIPGLLTGAPVLDDVFDTRAGLNVVDQEVEAYGGALNVAIELSDTITLKSITGYREDKSTTPIDFDSLPSGDLDVPAIYENDQFSQELQILYEGDRLSGVVGAYYLDASAFTAFDVLLENTGALISLPGLNAQTLGDVDTETWSVFGDFTYDLTDTVSISVGGRYTNDKRTSRVLRTTFIGGFSDLFIPNSPAIAIATTSDFLGSETFTDFNPRASISWQPNADHNVYFTYSQGFKGGGFDPRGQTTAAPDLDGDGDIDFDDQFQFLRFAPETVDSFELGYKASLLDNRLNISIAGFVSQYDDVQIPGSVGVDSNNDGINDSFIGITSNAASADINGIEFEGNALVGEDFAGDGSRFSVNWSLGVIDASFNEFIDAFGNDVADQRVFQNTPDITAHMGFNLGIPAASGMVDFFGVLSLRSDASQFETPNPFLDQDGFVLADASIVYSDDDDRFSIGAHVKNIFDKEYIVAGYNFVAGGTPPGTPFVPTLGLEGTLTGFYGDPRRFYITGEFNF is encoded by the coding sequence ATGGTGAGCGGCGCTTTTGTTGCGGGGCTCGCTAGCCCGGCGATGGCGCAAAATTCGGTTGCTGAGCAAGCGAGTGAAGATGAAGGCAACAACACCATCATCGTGACCGCACGCCGGCGTGAAGAGCGTTTGATTGACGTTCCGATCTCCATTTCCGCAGTCACCGGCGAACAGCTTGAGCAACAAGGCGTACTTGAGCTTACCCAAGTCGCTCAACAAGTTCCCAACATCACTCTTGAAGTAAGCCGCGGCACTAACACCACGCTCACCGCCTTTATCCGCGGCGTTGGTCAGCAAGACCCGGTCGCAGGGTTCGAAGCAGGCGTTGGCGTGTACGTTGACGACGTATACCTCAACCGCCCACAGGCCGCCGTTCTTGATGTCTATGATGTTGAACGCATCGAAGTGCTGCGCGGTCCACAAGGCACACTTTACGGCCGCAACACCATCGGCGGCGCGATCAAATATGTGACCGCGCGCCTGCCCGATGAAACAAGTGTCAGCGTGCGCGGCACCGTTGGCAATTACGATCAGGCCGACCTTATCGTCACCGCCTCCACGCCCATCACCGATGAACTGCGCATCGGGGCAAGCGGTGCGCGTCTCTCACGCGGCGGATTTGGTGACAATCTGACGCTGGGCACCGAAAACTACAATAAAGACGTTTGGGCAGGTCGCGGCACAATCGAATATGACAGCGGCCCTGTCTTCGTTCGCCTGTCGGGTGACTATGTCAAAGACGATAGCGAAGCGCGTCAGGGCTCGCGCCTTATTCCCGGCCTTTTGACAGGCGCACCCGTGCTTGACGACGTGTTCGACACGCGCGCAGGACTTAATGTCGTTGATCAGGAGGTTGAGGCTTATGGCGGCGCGCTTAACGTTGCGATTGAGCTTTCCGATACGATTACTCTGAAGTCGATCACTGGCTATCGCGAAGACAAATCAACGACGCCAATCGACTTCGATTCGCTGCCATCGGGCGACCTCGATGTGCCTGCGATCTATGAAAACGATCAATTCAGCCAGGAGCTGCAGATCCTTTATGAAGGTGACAGGCTTTCTGGTGTGGTCGGTGCGTATTATCTTGATGCAAGCGCCTTCACCGCCTTTGACGTGCTGCTTGAAAACACCGGCGCGCTCATCAGCCTGCCGGGTTTGAATGCTCAGACCTTGGGCGATGTGGACACCGAAACGTGGAGCGTTTTTGGCGATTTCACCTATGACCTGACCGATACCGTCAGCATCAGCGTGGGTGGCCGTTACACCAATGACAAACGCACCAGCCGGGTCTTGCGCACGACCTTCATCGGTGGTTTCTCCGATCTGTTCATTCCGAACAGTCCGGCAATTGCGATTGCTACGACCAGTGATTTTCTGGGCAGCGAAACCTTTACCGATTTCAACCCGCGCGCCTCAATCAGCTGGCAGCCAAACGCCGATCACAACGTCTATTTCACCTATTCACAAGGCTTTAAAGGCGGCGGCTTTGACCCGCGCGGGCAAACCACGGCGGCCCCTGACCTTGATGGCGATGGCGACATTGATTTTGATGATCAGTTCCAGTTCCTGCGCTTTGCGCCAGAGACGGTGGACAGCTTCGAGCTTGGTTATAAAGCCTCGCTTCTCGACAACCGTTTGAACATCTCCATCGCTGGTTTTGTAAGCCAGTATGACGATGTGCAAATTCCCGGATCCGTCGGTGTTGACAGCAATAATGACGGCATCAACGACAGCTTTATCGGCATCACATCAAACGCCGCGTCCGCTGACATCAACGGGATCGAGTTTGAAGGTAATGCGCTTGTTGGCGAAGACTTTGCAGGCGACGGTTCGCGCTTCAGCGTCAATTGGTCGCTGGGCGTGATCGATGCGAGCTTCAACGAGTTCATCGACGCATTTGGCAATGACGTGGCCGATCAACGCGTGTTCCAGAACACGCCGGACATCACCGCCCACATGGGCTTTAACCTTGGCATTCCAGCAGCAAGCGGCATGGTCGATTTCTTCGGCGTATTGTCCCTTCGTTCGGATGCGAGCCAGTTTGAAACGCCTAATCCCTTCCTTGATCAGGATGGCTTTGTGCTGGCCGATGCAAGCATCGTTTACTCCGATGACGATGACCGTTTCTCCATCGGCGCGCACGTGAAGAACATCTTCGACAAGGAATATATCGTCGCAGGTTATAACTTCGTCGCGGGCGGCACGCCTCCGGGCACTCCGTTCGTGCCGACATTGGGCCTCGAAGGCACGCTCACCGGATTTTACGGCGACCCACGCCGGTTCTACATCACGGGTGAGTTCAACTTCTAA
- a CDS encoding acetyl-CoA C-acetyltransferase — protein MPTAYIVEAVRTAGGRRGGRLAGVHPVDLLAKSLDAVVERSGVDPKAIDDVVTGCVSQAGEQAGQVGRMGVLASKLLPESTPAVSIDRQCGSSQQAIQFAAQAVMSGTQDIVIASGVESMTRVPMGSNMTLHMKEGLGNYMSDGVKEKYPGVQFSQFMGAEMIAKKHGMTKEELDQFALNSHLKAKAAVEAGAFDAEIVPVEIETPEGTEMHTVDEGIRFDATLEGIAGVKLIDPNGMVTAASASQICDGSSAVLVVSEEALKAHNLTPIARIHNLTVTAGDPVIMLEEPLFATDKALERAGMKIGDIDLYEVNEAFAPVPMAWLKHTGADPEKLNVHGGAIALGHPLGASGTKLMATLVHALKRHGKKYGLQTMCEGGGVANVTIVESV, from the coding sequence ATGCCAACCGCCTATATCGTCGAAGCCGTTCGTACCGCTGGGGGCCGCCGTGGGGGCCGCCTTGCTGGCGTTCATCCGGTCGATCTGCTCGCCAAATCGCTCGATGCCGTGGTTGAGCGCAGCGGCGTTGACCCCAAGGCCATCGACGATGTCGTGACCGGCTGCGTCAGCCAGGCGGGGGAACAGGCAGGGCAGGTGGGCCGCATGGGCGTGCTTGCATCAAAGCTGCTCCCCGAATCCACCCCTGCTGTTTCGATCGACCGCCAGTGCGGTTCCTCACAGCAAGCCATCCAGTTTGCAGCGCAGGCCGTTATGTCAGGCACGCAGGACATCGTGATTGCGAGTGGGGTTGAGAGCATGACCCGCGTGCCGATGGGCTCGAACATGACGCTCCACATGAAAGAAGGCCTTGGCAATTATATGTCGGACGGCGTCAAGGAGAAGTACCCCGGCGTCCAGTTCAGCCAGTTCATGGGCGCTGAAATGATCGCCAAGAAACACGGCATGACCAAGGAAGAGCTCGATCAATTCGCCTTGAACAGCCATCTCAAGGCTAAGGCGGCTGTTGAAGCGGGCGCTTTCGATGCGGAGATTGTGCCGGTCGAGATTGAAACGCCCGAAGGCACTGAAATGCACACGGTTGACGAGGGCATCCGCTTTGATGCAACGCTTGAAGGGATTGCAGGGGTTAAGCTGATCGACCCCAACGGCATGGTTACCGCGGCAAGCGCCAGCCAGATTTGCGATGGTTCTTCAGCTGTTCTCGTAGTGAGCGAAGAGGCGCTCAAGGCGCACAACCTCACTCCGATTGCGCGTATTCACAATCTGACTGTGACCGCTGGCGATCCGGTGATCATGCTCGAAGAACCGCTGTTTGCGACTGATAAGGCGCTTGAGCGTGCAGGTATGAAAATCGGCGACATCGACCTTTATGAAGTGAACGAGGCGTTTGCCCCTGTGCCGATGGCGTGGCTTAAGCACACGGGTGCAGACCCGGAAAAGCTCAACGTTCACGGCGGCGCGATTGCGCTTGGCCACCCGCTTGGTGCATCAGGCACAAAGCTGATGGCGACGCTCGTCCACGCTCTTAAACGCCACGGCAAGAAATACGGCCTTCAAACCATGTGCGAAGGCGGCGGCGTTGCTAATGTGACGATTGTCGAAAGCGTTTAA
- a CDS encoding TetR/AcrR family transcriptional regulator — protein sequence MSESAAAFESAASIPNEAKTPRTERGRKTLRKLLDASATEFGEKGFHEASVSSITRRAGVALGTFYTYFDSKDALFRALVNDMSANVMSSARGAIDDGMSALETEAAALSAFLGFAREHKEVYRIIDEAEFVDPASYRQHYETIAKRIEGRLAAGVKDGELRDDLGELEAWAVMGMNVFIGLRYAIWDTAGPRPSPDDVAARVNQILRAGIARPAD from the coding sequence ATGAGCGAGAGTGCGGCTGCATTTGAAAGTGCGGCATCTATCCCCAATGAGGCGAAAACACCGCGCACAGAGCGCGGGCGAAAGACGCTGCGCAAGCTGCTCGATGCTTCAGCGACCGAGTTTGGCGAAAAGGGTTTTCACGAGGCATCGGTGAGCTCGATCACGCGGCGCGCTGGCGTCGCGCTGGGCACGTTCTACACCTATTTCGACAGCAAGGACGCACTCTTCCGCGCGCTCGTCAACGATATGAGCGCAAACGTTATGTCGAGCGCGCGCGGCGCGATTGATGATGGCATGAGCGCGCTCGAAACCGAAGCGGCTGCTCTTTCCGCCTTTCTCGGCTTCGCGCGTGAGCATAAGGAAGTCTATCGCATCATCGACGAGGCCGAGTTCGTCGATCCGGCCAGCTACCGCCAGCACTATGAAACAATCGCCAAGCGCATCGAAGGGCGGCTTGCGGCGGGCGTCAAAGATGGGGAATTGCGCGACGATCTTGGCGAGCTTGAGGCGTGGGCGGTCATGGGGATGAACGTTTTCATCGGCCTTCGCTATGCGATCTGGGACACGGCCGGGCCCCGCCCCTCCCCCGATGATGTGGCTGCGCGGGTCAACCAGATCCTGCGCGCCGGGATTGCCAGACCCGCTGACTGA
- a CDS encoding SDR family NAD(P)-dependent oxidoreductase, protein MEVSANTPAVVTGGASGLGAATARALAAKGAKVAIFDMNEEKGEAMAAEIGGVFCKVNVTSDEDVDAGFAKAREAHGQERILVNCAGIGNAIKTASRSKEDGSIKHFPISAFDFVIQVNLIGTFRCIAKSAAGMLTLDPLSEDGDRGAIVNTASVAGEDGQIGQAAYSASKAGVIGMTLPIARDLMNEGVRVNTILPGIFDTPLLAAAPQNVRDALAASVPFPKRLGVPEEYAKLAMCMIETGYFNGEDVRLDGGIRMAPR, encoded by the coding sequence ATGGAAGTTTCAGCTAACACCCCTGCCGTCGTAACAGGCGGTGCATCCGGCCTTGGTGCCGCCACCGCGCGCGCTCTTGCTGCAAAAGGCGCCAAAGTCGCCATTTTCGACATGAACGAAGAAAAGGGCGAGGCCATGGCCGCCGAAATCGGCGGCGTGTTCTGCAAGGTCAATGTGACCAGCGACGAAGACGTGGACGCTGGCTTTGCCAAGGCGCGCGAGGCCCACGGTCAGGAGCGCATCCTCGTTAACTGCGCAGGCATCGGCAATGCGATCAAAACCGCCAGCCGCTCCAAGGAAGACGGTTCGATCAAGCACTTTCCGATCAGCGCGTTTGATTTCGTGATTCAGGTGAACCTTATCGGCACCTTCCGTTGTATCGCAAAGTCGGCTGCCGGTATGCTTACGCTTGATCCTCTGAGCGAAGACGGCGACCGCGGCGCGATCGTCAACACCGCCTCTGTCGCTGGCGAAGACGGCCAGATCGGTCAGGCGGCCTATTCGGCATCGAAAGCAGGCGTGATCGGCATGACCTTGCCCATCGCACGCGACCTGATGAATGAAGGCGTGCGTGTGAACACGATCCTTCCCGGCATTTTCGACACGCCCCTCCTCGCAGCGGCTCCGCAAAATGTGCGCGATGCTCTGGCGGCATCTGTACCGTTTCCCAAGCGTCTTGGCGTTCCGGAAGAATATGCAAAGCTTGCCATGTGCATGATCGAAACCGGATACTTCAACGGCGAAGACGTACGCCTCGACGGCGGTATCCGCATGGCACCGCGTTAA
- a CDS encoding type II secretion system F family protein, whose translation MLDQPTGPTLLGFDVILVGSILAGLAAFAVIMAIYAAVTIKDPMAKRVKSLEERRDELKAGIVTGGTRKRASLVRRSDTTDKVKDSLGKMNVLEKSQIEEVQQKLAHAGIRNKELAVIIIGLRAVLPIIFGALGFVLFYWLDVLDFGEGSIKKLFGFAALVGLGYKGPELYLSNLASKRTAEIQKGLPDALDLLVICAEAGLTVDAAFNRVAKELGRAYPELGDEFALTAIELSFLTERKMAFDNLAYRVDLEAVKGVVTTMVQTERYGTPLASALRVLSAEFRNERMMRAEEKAARLPAIMTIPLIMFILPVLFIVILGPAACSISDALVAPQE comes from the coding sequence ATGCTTGATCAACCAACCGGACCAACGCTCCTTGGCTTTGACGTCATCCTTGTCGGGAGCATCCTTGCAGGATTGGCCGCCTTTGCCGTCATCATGGCGATCTATGCTGCGGTGACGATCAAGGATCCGATGGCCAAACGCGTCAAATCTCTGGAAGAGCGCCGCGACGAATTGAAAGCCGGGATCGTCACCGGAGGCACGCGCAAGCGCGCCAGCCTCGTGCGCAGGTCTGACACCACCGACAAGGTGAAAGACAGCCTGGGCAAAATGAACGTGCTCGAAAAGAGCCAGATCGAAGAGGTGCAGCAAAAGCTCGCCCACGCCGGGATCCGCAACAAGGAACTCGCCGTGATCATCATTGGTCTGCGCGCGGTTCTGCCGATCATCTTTGGCGCGCTGGGTTTTGTCCTGTTCTACTGGCTCGACGTGCTCGATTTTGGCGAGGGCTCGATCAAGAAGCTGTTCGGTTTCGCCGCTCTCGTCGGGCTTGGCTACAAAGGGCCTGAGCTTTACCTCTCCAATCTTGCCAGCAAGCGCACCGCCGAAATCCAGAAAGGCCTGCCTGATGCGCTCGACCTTCTGGTGATCTGCGCCGAAGCGGGTCTGACCGTGGACGCCGCCTTTAACCGCGTGGCAAAGGAACTGGGCCGCGCCTATCCTGAGCTTGGCGATGAATTTGCGCTCACCGCGATTGAACTCTCGTTCCTCACCGAACGCAAAATGGCGTTCGACAACCTTGCTTACCGCGTCGACCTCGAAGCGGTGAAAGGCGTTGTCACCACCATGGTTCAAACAGAACGCTATGGTACGCCGCTTGCCTCGGCCTTGCGCGTGCTCTCTGCTGAATTCCGCAACGAGCGCATGATGCGCGCCGAAGAGAAAGCTGCACGTCTGCCAGCGATCATGACCATTCCGCTGATCATGTTCATTCTGCCCGTGCTCTTCATCGTGATCCTGGGCCCGGCGGCCTGTTCGATCTCCGATGCTCTGGTGGCACCGCAAGAGTAG
- a CDS encoding M3 family metallopeptidase, translated as MTFKLAPLAFSVSALALTTACTTMPQSAEPQSVSESAVTAIPEGTGYFASDSTLPFHAPDFTKISEDDYLPAFEQGMAIQKAEVQAILDNPEAPTFENTIVALEKSGRMLGRVSRVFFQLTGTHTNDNLDAIRKEVSPKLTAHGDSITLNPELFARVKAVYDNRAAMTMTREDAKLLEGTYDAMVQAGALLSEAEVEQVKAINSQLSELTTEFGQLARNAMAEQPVIFDSVDELEGLSDGDIRAAADFAASLGHEGKYAIALQNTTQQPLIPAMDKRESRQKLFEASYHRADGTTDIDTRLLIARIAELRAEKAAIFGKPDWASYTMWDRMAETPETALGFMEQMVPALAATQRREAEMLNEAIAEDGGDYEVKPWDWYRYANAIKAEKYDLDEDAVMEYFVLDKVLEDGVFYMAEKLYGLTFERRYDLPVYHEDVWVYTVFEEDGSELGLFYFDPFQRPSKRGGAWMSNFVDQSYLWDTKPVIYNVLNIPKAPEGEPQLVSFDWVNTTFHEFGHALHGFFADQKYESLSGTATARDFVEYPSQVHEMWMTWPEVLQNYAFHYETGEPIPAEMIEKIEAASKFNQGYDFGETVEAALLDMKWSALTKEEAAALDTPEKVSAFERNSLEELGLEIDLVPPRYRSTYFNHVFSSPTGYSAGYYSYLWTQMLDHDSRNWFAENGGLSREAGQHYRETVLSRGGTMDYFEMYQNFAGRKPDVKYMLEYLGLTSEDEGAAE; from the coding sequence ATGACTTTCAAACTGGCTCCATTAGCCTTTTCCGTTTCCGCCCTTGCGCTAACCACGGCTTGCACAACCATGCCGCAGTCCGCTGAACCCCAATCCGTCAGCGAGAGCGCTGTCACCGCAATCCCAGAAGGGACCGGCTATTTCGCAAGCGATAGCACGCTGCCGTTCCACGCGCCTGACTTCACCAAGATCAGCGAAGACGATTACCTGCCAGCATTCGAGCAAGGTATGGCAATCCAGAAGGCCGAAGTGCAGGCGATCCTCGACAATCCAGAGGCGCCCACCTTCGAAAACACCATCGTAGCGCTTGAGAAATCGGGCCGGATGTTGGGGCGGGTGAGCCGGGTTTTCTTCCAGCTCACGGGCACGCACACCAACGACAATCTTGATGCGATCCGCAAAGAGGTGAGCCCCAAGCTCACCGCCCACGGCGACAGCATCACTTTGAACCCGGAACTGTTTGCGCGGGTAAAAGCGGTTTATGACAACCGCGCTGCGATGACGATGACGCGCGAAGATGCAAAGCTGCTTGAAGGCACGTATGACGCGATGGTGCAAGCAGGCGCGCTTTTGAGCGAAGCCGAGGTCGAGCAGGTCAAGGCGATCAACTCGCAGCTGTCCGAACTTACAACCGAATTTGGCCAATTGGCGCGCAATGCGATGGCGGAACAACCCGTAATCTTTGACAGTGTCGACGAACTCGAAGGCCTTTCGGATGGCGACATTCGCGCAGCCGCCGATTTCGCGGCAAGCCTTGGTCATGAAGGCAAATATGCCATTGCCCTGCAAAATACGACGCAGCAGCCATTGATCCCGGCGATGGATAAGCGCGAAAGCCGTCAAAAGCTGTTCGAGGCAAGCTATCACCGCGCCGATGGCACAACCGACATCGACACCCGCCTGCTGATCGCGCGCATCGCTGAATTGCGCGCAGAAAAAGCGGCGATTTTCGGCAAGCCTGATTGGGCAAGCTATACCATGTGGGACCGCATGGCAGAAACGCCTGAAACCGCGCTTGGCTTTATGGAGCAAATGGTTCCAGCTCTTGCCGCGACGCAGCGTCGTGAGGCGGAAATGCTGAACGAAGCCATCGCCGAAGATGGCGGCGATTATGAGGTGAAGCCATGGGATTGGTATCGCTATGCCAATGCAATCAAGGCCGAGAAATACGACCTCGATGAAGACGCGGTGATGGAATATTTCGTTCTCGACAAAGTGCTTGAGGACGGCGTGTTCTACATGGCTGAAAAGCTTTACGGCCTCACCTTTGAACGTCGCTATGACCTGCCTGTCTATCACGAAGATGTGTGGGTCTATACCGTGTTCGAGGAAGACGGTTCTGAACTTGGCCTGTTCTATTTCGATCCATTCCAGCGCCCATCAAAGCGCGGCGGTGCGTGGATGAGCAACTTCGTCGATCAAAGCTATCTGTGGGACACCAAGCCGGTGATCTACAACGTGCTCAACATCCCCAAAGCGCCAGAGGGCGAGCCGCAGCTCGTCAGTTTCGATTGGGTCAACACCACCTTCCACGAATTCGGCCACGCGCTGCACGGCTTTTTCGCGGATCAGAAGTACGAAAGCCTCTCTGGCACAGCGACCGCGCGCGATTTTGTCGAGTACCCAAGCCAGGTTCACGAAATGTGGATGACATGGCCAGAAGTGCTGCAGAACTACGCTTTCCATTACGAGACAGGCGAACCGATCCCGGCTGAAATGATCGAGAAGATCGAAGCGGCTTCCAAATTCAACCAGGGTTATGACTTTGGCGAAACGGTTGAGGCGGCGCTGCTTGATATGAAGTGGTCTGCGCTCACCAAGGAAGAGGCAGCGGCGCTTGATACGCCTGAGAAAGTGTCGGCTTTCGAGCGCAATTCTCTTGAAGAGCTTGGCCTTGAAATTGATCTGGTGCCACCGCGTTATCGCAGCACCTATTTCAACCACGTCTTCTCCTCGCCCACGGGTTATTCGGCTGGTTATTACAGCTATTTGTGGACGCAAATGCTCGACCATGACAGCCGCAACTGGTTTGCCGAAAATGGCGGTTTGTCGCGTGAAGCGGGTCAGCATTACCGAGAAACAGTGCTGAGCCGCGGTGGAACGATGGACTATTTCGAGATGTATCAGAATTTCGCCGGGCGTAAGCCGGATGTGAAATATATGCTGGAATATCTTGGCCTGACCTCTGAAGACGAGGGCGCGGCTGAATAA
- a CDS encoding crotonase/enoyl-CoA hydratase family protein, whose protein sequence is MSNYTQILVDKTDGIATITLNRPEKMNAYTRIMGEEIMAAMDDIDADDDVRAVIFTGSGERAFCAGADLTPEGGGHVFSDPTQVDDLSDERVRDGGGLLTLRLFESKKPLISACNGVAVGVGSTMQLAMDIRLAASHARYGFVFARRGIVPEACSSWFLPRLVGISQALEWCYSGRVFDAEEAKAGGLVRSIHAPDDLMLEARSIAREIAENTSAVSVSMTRAMMWRLMNTDHPMEAHKIDSRAIYRLSRGADAKEGIASFLEKRAPEYPGKVSEDMPDFYPWWETRAYE, encoded by the coding sequence ATGAGCAACTACACGCAAATTCTCGTCGATAAGACCGATGGCATCGCAACGATTACATTGAACCGCCCGGAGAAAATGAACGCCTACACCCGCATCATGGGTGAGGAAATCATGGCGGCGATGGATGATATTGACGCCGATGACGATGTGCGTGCAGTGATTTTTACCGGTAGCGGAGAGCGCGCGTTTTGTGCAGGTGCGGACCTGACGCCGGAAGGGGGAGGGCACGTATTTTCCGATCCCACGCAGGTTGATGATCTTTCTGATGAACGCGTGCGCGATGGCGGCGGGCTTTTGACGCTGCGCCTGTTTGAAAGCAAGAAGCCGCTGATTTCTGCGTGCAATGGTGTGGCGGTGGGCGTTGGCTCGACAATGCAGCTGGCGATGGACATCCGGCTTGCAGCGTCTCATGCGCGCTATGGCTTTGTCTTTGCGCGGCGCGGCATCGTGCCAGAGGCGTGCTCAAGCTGGTTTCTGCCGCGCCTTGTCGGCATCTCTCAGGCATTGGAGTGGTGTTATTCGGGCCGCGTTTTCGATGCTGAGGAAGCGAAAGCGGGCGGGCTTGTGCGATCCATCCACGCGCCCGATGATCTTATGCTTGAGGCGCGCAGCATCGCGCGTGAAATCGCTGAAAACACCTCTGCCGTCTCTGTCTCTATGACGCGGGCGATGATGTGGCGCTTGATGAATACCGATCACCCGATGGAAGCGCATAAGATTGACAGCCGCGCGATCTATCGCCTGTCGCGCGGGGCTGATGCGAAAGAGGGGATTGCAAGCTTCCTTGAAAAGCGCGCCCCTGAATATCCGGGCAAGGTGAGCGAGGATATGCCTGATTTCTATCCCTGGTGGGAGACACGGGCCTACGAATAG
- a CDS encoding MarR family winged helix-turn-helix transcriptional regulator, translated as MTQDTSFKSGDNQLASFLPYQLSITSNAVSGLIAQRYRSRFGLKVTEWRVIAVLGDAHTQDGGMTQRDLTEATLMDKVAVNRACKVLEERGLIARVENEADGRSHLLALTDEGQGIHREVMPLAKATERDLLDGLDDAEEAALRSMLAKLRARAGALASFPKE; from the coding sequence ATGACACAGGACACTTCTTTCAAAAGCGGTGACAATCAACTCGCCAGCTTTCTGCCTTATCAGCTTTCCATTACCTCGAACGCGGTGAGCGGTCTGATCGCGCAGCGCTATCGTTCGCGATTTGGTTTGAAGGTCACTGAATGGCGGGTGATTGCGGTTCTGGGCGATGCACACACTCAGGACGGCGGCATGACTCAGCGCGACCTCACTGAGGCGACTTTGATGGATAAGGTTGCGGTCAACCGGGCGTGCAAAGTGCTTGAAGAACGCGGGCTTATCGCGCGGGTCGAGAATGAGGCGGATGGCCGCTCGCATCTCCTGGCTTTGACTGATGAGGGGCAGGGCATCCACCGCGAAGTCATGCCGCTTGCCAAAGCGACTGAGCGCGACTTGCTGGATGGCCTTGATGACGCAGAGGAAGCTGCGCTTCGATCAATGCTTGCCAAATTAAGGGCGCGGGCAGGGGCCTTGGCGAGCTTCCCCAAAGAGTGA
- a CDS encoding TonB family protein — protein MRMFVTALASGLVLAGLSSPAEAAKEPVVLKARTPWNVDFGETKCRLARAFGEGEDKHVLLVDQHSPSSGASVTVAGPSFRRFTSRKETLVALGDATEPFEAPGMKAELGPIGYGLVFSNIYFLKDQPAVLIEARKAGSDNEGTDNDPVRISGQLDSEFGADIEYLSFKQGSREVRLETGPLGEAFEVLNTCTSDMLKDWGFDVETQRLVAKGPVWTNRDAVTRRIVDSYPRAALRRGESAILRMRVTIDEQGGVEDCVINEVTRTETLESPACEQMQKAEFEPAVNVVGQPVRSFFTTSITYRIN, from the coding sequence ATGCGTATGTTCGTAACCGCCCTTGCTTCAGGGCTTGTTCTGGCTGGTCTTTCGTCGCCTGCCGAAGCCGCGAAAGAGCCGGTGGTGCTAAAAGCGCGCACACCGTGGAATGTGGATTTCGGGGAAACGAAATGCCGCTTGGCGCGCGCCTTTGGCGAGGGCGAGGATAAGCACGTCCTGCTGGTCGATCAGCATTCTCCTAGCAGCGGCGCGAGCGTCACTGTTGCCGGACCATCGTTCAGGCGGTTTACCAGTCGCAAGGAGACGCTCGTCGCGCTGGGCGATGCCACCGAGCCTTTTGAAGCGCCGGGGATGAAAGCAGAGCTTGGCCCGATTGGTTATGGCCTGGTGTTTTCAAACATCTATTTCCTCAAGGATCAGCCCGCCGTCCTGATTGAAGCGCGCAAGGCGGGCTCAGATAATGAGGGCACGGATAATGACCCAGTGCGCATATCAGGGCAGCTCGATTCCGAATTTGGCGCAGACATCGAATATCTGTCCTTCAAACAAGGCAGCCGCGAAGTGCGCCTTGAAACAGGACCCCTGGGCGAGGCTTTCGAGGTGCTCAACACCTGCACCAGCGATATGCTCAAAGACTGGGGCTTTGACGTTGAAACGCAGCGGCTTGTGGCGAAAGGCCCGGTGTGGACCAACCGCGATGCAGTTACGCGGCGAATCGTTGACAGCTACCCGCGAGCGGCGCTGCGCAGGGGGGAAAGCGCCATTTTGCGGATGCGTGTGACGATTGATGAACAAGGCGGGGTCGAAGACTGCGTTATCAACGAGGTGACGCGGACAGAAACGCTCGAATCGCCTGCGTGTGAGCAAATGCAAAAGGCCGAGTTTGAACCCGCGGTCAATGTGGTAGGCCAGCCCGTGCGGTCGTTCTTTACGACTTCGATTACCTATCGGATCAATTGA